A genomic window from Xyrauchen texanus isolate HMW12.3.18 chromosome 31, RBS_HiC_50CHRs, whole genome shotgun sequence includes:
- the tfr2 gene encoding transferrin receptor protein 2 isoform X2 produces MDSSSGLSTRSTGGGAQANEGAVEVGGARRRVPHVEMKLMESVEGSEVGLNNDITALMLHQQIDRRKAAVYLILISLLIFTTAFLLGYVAFRGTCGLCRDEVDLLPLSDEAGADTSPKEGVMYMAELREMLKKYLKEERIESTLRRVSRTSHPSGSSEGNAIAQEILQNLQNLRMDHTWTDSHYATLQFPSRTQRNTLWLVDSEGAELEEIRLDGEGYCAYSATGNVTGGVVYVNYARHEDFKQLRAMGVALNGSIAIARVGGGVSFAEKVWHAQEAGHVGVLIYPDPADVPQDPRRLGLHSNAVISDHVHLGSGDPFTPGFPSFNHTQFPSTQSSGLPIIPAQPISANVASTLLSQLSGVKCPRGWQGRLPYVQCVLGPGEGRVKMGVFNSMKPVLLNNIFASIEGKIEPDHYIIIGAQRDSWGPGAVKSGVGTAILMELARTFSNMVENGFSPKRSLLFVSWDGGDFGNVGATEWLEGYLTMLHLKAVAYFSLDQAILGDDNLSVYTSPLLADLVEGAIKQVEHPKHTGQSILSLVQRQGGWRNIVKPLYLNSGAYSFTTFGGVPAMELHFVEDARTYPFVNTQLDSVGRLQELLQGRLGSVGRAVGELVGLMVLKLSHDHILPLDVTCYSSTALQLSSKLSLDAGHLQSRGLSLQWVFSARGDYSRAAKKLQETIKNSDVQDERLARLYNTRIMRVEYYFLSQYVSVVETPFRHVLHGRGDHTLSALAEHLSLLRSDPHLFNEARFRRQLALFTWTLQGAANALSGDVWNIDNPL; encoded by the exons ATGGATTCTTCATCAGGATTGAGCACCAGG TCAACAGGGGGCGGAGCTCAAGCGAATGAAGGTGCAGTTGAAGTGGGAGGGGCCAGACGTCGAGTCCCCCATGTTGAAATGAAACTCATGGAATCAGTGGAGGGGTCAGAGGTGGGGCTAAACAATGACATCACCGCTCTGATGCTACATCAACAGATAGACCGCAGGAAAGCAGCAGTTTACCTCATTCTGATCAGCCTGCTTATCTTCACCACAG CGTTCCTGTTGGGTTACGTGGCGTTCCGTGGAACCTGTGGTTTGTGCAGGGACGAGGTGGATCTGCTTCCACTGAGCGATGAGGCTGGAGCGGACACCTCGCCCAAGGAGGGGGTGATGTACATGGCTgagctcagagagatgttgaaaaaATACCTGAAAGAGGAGAGGATCGAAAGCACACTTAG GCGAGTGAGCAGGACATCTCATCCATCAGGATCTTCAGAGGGGAACGCCATAGCGCAAGAAATACTGCAGAATCTGCAGAACCTCCGTATGGACCACACCTGGACCGACTCGCACTACGCCACACTTCAGTTCCcctccag GACGCAGCGAAACACTCTCTGGTTGGTCGATTCAGAGGGGGCGGAGCTAGAGGAGATTCGACTAGATGGCGAGGGATACTGCGCCTACAGCGCTACAGGAAACGTCACG GGTGGCGTTGTGTACGTGAACTACGCTCGGCATGAAGACTTTAAGCAGCTGCGCGCGATGGGCGTGGCCCTCAACGGTTCCATCGCCATAGCGAGAGTGGGAGGGGGCGTGAGCTTTGCAGAGAAGGTGTGGCATGCACAGGAGGCGGGGCATGTGGGCGTTCTCATCTATCCCGACCCTGCCGACGTACCCCAGGATCCACGACGACTGGGTCTCCATAGCAACGCCGTCATCTCGGATCAC GTTCACCTGGGCTCAGGTGACCCATTCACACCTGGATTCCCCTCCTTTAACCACACCCAGTTCCCATCCACACAGTCATCAGGCCTGCCAATCATTCCAGCCCAGCCAATCAGTGCAAACGTCGCTTCCACACTGTTAAG TCAGTTATCTGGTGTCAAGTGCCCGCGTGGTTGGCAGGGTCGGTTGCCGTATGTTCAGTGTGTGTTGGGTCCGGGCGAGGGCAGGGTGAAGATGGGCGTGTTTAACAGCATGAAGCCGGTGCTGCTCAACAACATCTTCGCCTCTATAGAGGGCAAAATCGAACCCG ACCACTATATCATTATCGGGGCCCAGAGAGACTCTTGGGGTCCAGGAGCCGTGAAGTCTGGAGTTGGAACCGCCATTCTGATGGAACTAGCCAGAACATTCAGTAACATGGTGGAGAACG GATTTTCCCCCAAGCGCAGTCTGCTGTTCGTCAGCTGGGATGGAGGAGACTTTGGGAATGTTGGCGCCACTGAGTGGCTGGAG GGTTACCTCACCATGCTGCACCTAAAAGCTGTGGCGTATTTCAGTCTGGATCAAGCCATCCTCG GTGATGATAACCTCTCCGTGTACACCAGTCCTCTGTTAGCAGACCTCGTCGAAGGAGCCATCAAACAA GTTGAACATCCCAAACACACGGGTCAGTCGATTCTCTCTCTGGTGCAGCGACAGGGCGGCTGGAGAAACAT AGTGAAGCCGTTGTATTTGAACAGTGGTGCGTACAGTTTCACCACATTTGGAGGAGTTCCTGCTATGGAGCTGCATTTCGTTGAG GATGCTCGTACATACCCGTTTGTGAACACTCAGTTGGACAGCGTCGGGCGTCTGCAGGAGCTTCTTCAGGGGCGTTTGGGTTCGGTGGGTCGAGCTGTTGGTGAACTGGTGGGTCTGATGGTTCTGAAACTGTCACATGATCACATACTTCCACTGGACGTCACCTGCTACAGCAGCACAGCACTGCAGCTCAGCTCTAAACTCAGCCTGGACGCTGgtcatctacag tcgaGGGGTTTGTCTCTGCAGTGGGTTTTTAGTGCGAGAGGAGATTACAGCAGAGCCGCTAAAAAACTGCAGGAGACCATAAAGAACAGCGACGTTCAGGACGAAAGACTCGCCAGATTGTATAACACGCGCATCATGAGG GTGGAATACTACTTCCTGTCGCAGTACGTGTCAGTGGTCGAGACGCCGTTCCGTCACGTGCTACACGGGCGCGGCGATCACACTCTGAGCGCGCTCGCTgagcatctctctctcctgcgcTCTGACCCGCACCTGTTCAACGAGGCCCGTTTCCGACGGCAACTGGCTCTCTTCACCTGGACGCTACAGGGCGCCGCTAACGCTCTCAGCGGCGATGTGTGGAACATCGACAACCCTCTGTAG
- the tfr2 gene encoding transferrin receptor protein 2 isoform X1 gives MFGGHRITFLCVDDRRMDSSSGLSTRSTGGGAQANEGAVEVGGARRRVPHVEMKLMESVEGSEVGLNNDITALMLHQQIDRRKAAVYLILISLLIFTTAFLLGYVAFRGTCGLCRDEVDLLPLSDEAGADTSPKEGVMYMAELREMLKKYLKEERIESTLRRVSRTSHPSGSSEGNAIAQEILQNLQNLRMDHTWTDSHYATLQFPSRTQRNTLWLVDSEGAELEEIRLDGEGYCAYSATGNVTGGVVYVNYARHEDFKQLRAMGVALNGSIAIARVGGGVSFAEKVWHAQEAGHVGVLIYPDPADVPQDPRRLGLHSNAVISDHVHLGSGDPFTPGFPSFNHTQFPSTQSSGLPIIPAQPISANVASTLLSQLSGVKCPRGWQGRLPYVQCVLGPGEGRVKMGVFNSMKPVLLNNIFASIEGKIEPDHYIIIGAQRDSWGPGAVKSGVGTAILMELARTFSNMVENGFSPKRSLLFVSWDGGDFGNVGATEWLEGYLTMLHLKAVAYFSLDQAILGDDNLSVYTSPLLADLVEGAIKQVEHPKHTGQSILSLVQRQGGWRNIVKPLYLNSGAYSFTTFGGVPAMELHFVEDARTYPFVNTQLDSVGRLQELLQGRLGSVGRAVGELVGLMVLKLSHDHILPLDVTCYSSTALQLSSKLSLDAGHLQSRGLSLQWVFSARGDYSRAAKKLQETIKNSDVQDERLARLYNTRIMRVEYYFLSQYVSVVETPFRHVLHGRGDHTLSALAEHLSLLRSDPHLFNEARFRRQLALFTWTLQGAANALSGDVWNIDNPL, from the exons ATGTTCGGTGGCCACAGAATCACCTTTTTATGTGTTGATGACAGGAGGATGGATTCTTCATCAGGATTGAGCACCAGG TCAACAGGGGGCGGAGCTCAAGCGAATGAAGGTGCAGTTGAAGTGGGAGGGGCCAGACGTCGAGTCCCCCATGTTGAAATGAAACTCATGGAATCAGTGGAGGGGTCAGAGGTGGGGCTAAACAATGACATCACCGCTCTGATGCTACATCAACAGATAGACCGCAGGAAAGCAGCAGTTTACCTCATTCTGATCAGCCTGCTTATCTTCACCACAG CGTTCCTGTTGGGTTACGTGGCGTTCCGTGGAACCTGTGGTTTGTGCAGGGACGAGGTGGATCTGCTTCCACTGAGCGATGAGGCTGGAGCGGACACCTCGCCCAAGGAGGGGGTGATGTACATGGCTgagctcagagagatgttgaaaaaATACCTGAAAGAGGAGAGGATCGAAAGCACACTTAG GCGAGTGAGCAGGACATCTCATCCATCAGGATCTTCAGAGGGGAACGCCATAGCGCAAGAAATACTGCAGAATCTGCAGAACCTCCGTATGGACCACACCTGGACCGACTCGCACTACGCCACACTTCAGTTCCcctccag GACGCAGCGAAACACTCTCTGGTTGGTCGATTCAGAGGGGGCGGAGCTAGAGGAGATTCGACTAGATGGCGAGGGATACTGCGCCTACAGCGCTACAGGAAACGTCACG GGTGGCGTTGTGTACGTGAACTACGCTCGGCATGAAGACTTTAAGCAGCTGCGCGCGATGGGCGTGGCCCTCAACGGTTCCATCGCCATAGCGAGAGTGGGAGGGGGCGTGAGCTTTGCAGAGAAGGTGTGGCATGCACAGGAGGCGGGGCATGTGGGCGTTCTCATCTATCCCGACCCTGCCGACGTACCCCAGGATCCACGACGACTGGGTCTCCATAGCAACGCCGTCATCTCGGATCAC GTTCACCTGGGCTCAGGTGACCCATTCACACCTGGATTCCCCTCCTTTAACCACACCCAGTTCCCATCCACACAGTCATCAGGCCTGCCAATCATTCCAGCCCAGCCAATCAGTGCAAACGTCGCTTCCACACTGTTAAG TCAGTTATCTGGTGTCAAGTGCCCGCGTGGTTGGCAGGGTCGGTTGCCGTATGTTCAGTGTGTGTTGGGTCCGGGCGAGGGCAGGGTGAAGATGGGCGTGTTTAACAGCATGAAGCCGGTGCTGCTCAACAACATCTTCGCCTCTATAGAGGGCAAAATCGAACCCG ACCACTATATCATTATCGGGGCCCAGAGAGACTCTTGGGGTCCAGGAGCCGTGAAGTCTGGAGTTGGAACCGCCATTCTGATGGAACTAGCCAGAACATTCAGTAACATGGTGGAGAACG GATTTTCCCCCAAGCGCAGTCTGCTGTTCGTCAGCTGGGATGGAGGAGACTTTGGGAATGTTGGCGCCACTGAGTGGCTGGAG GGTTACCTCACCATGCTGCACCTAAAAGCTGTGGCGTATTTCAGTCTGGATCAAGCCATCCTCG GTGATGATAACCTCTCCGTGTACACCAGTCCTCTGTTAGCAGACCTCGTCGAAGGAGCCATCAAACAA GTTGAACATCCCAAACACACGGGTCAGTCGATTCTCTCTCTGGTGCAGCGACAGGGCGGCTGGAGAAACAT AGTGAAGCCGTTGTATTTGAACAGTGGTGCGTACAGTTTCACCACATTTGGAGGAGTTCCTGCTATGGAGCTGCATTTCGTTGAG GATGCTCGTACATACCCGTTTGTGAACACTCAGTTGGACAGCGTCGGGCGTCTGCAGGAGCTTCTTCAGGGGCGTTTGGGTTCGGTGGGTCGAGCTGTTGGTGAACTGGTGGGTCTGATGGTTCTGAAACTGTCACATGATCACATACTTCCACTGGACGTCACCTGCTACAGCAGCACAGCACTGCAGCTCAGCTCTAAACTCAGCCTGGACGCTGgtcatctacag tcgaGGGGTTTGTCTCTGCAGTGGGTTTTTAGTGCGAGAGGAGATTACAGCAGAGCCGCTAAAAAACTGCAGGAGACCATAAAGAACAGCGACGTTCAGGACGAAAGACTCGCCAGATTGTATAACACGCGCATCATGAGG GTGGAATACTACTTCCTGTCGCAGTACGTGTCAGTGGTCGAGACGCCGTTCCGTCACGTGCTACACGGGCGCGGCGATCACACTCTGAGCGCGCTCGCTgagcatctctctctcctgcgcTCTGACCCGCACCTGTTCAACGAGGCCCGTTTCCGACGGCAACTGGCTCTCTTCACCTGGACGCTACAGGGCGCCGCTAACGCTCTCAGCGGCGATGTGTGGAACATCGACAACCCTCTGTAG